ttgatcctaatgctcaaggtgacttgggATTTCACTGTGAAACCTGGAATAGTCAgctacattgtgtctcaacctttcaaatccatcatatggattattctagccaagattttactgaattgaaacatattgatgcattaactcctacttattcgaaggggtcaattccatcttgactcacacaccaacttcacaagtacttgattgtatctagaaatcttccgtcactgaattaaaaattcagatagtctggcaccaaagcatagtgagttgcttgtaagtcaccgtgatgatctcagatcggaaggacacttatactcatatcgttcgcgagctactcttgacagcagagtgctcaacaaTTGATCACGTTTAATAAGATATACTTCAATAttttacttgtatgccataccagtatctccacaccacttgattacgagaaaatcaatgcatatgacatacaacgatctatacttgataatcactatcatcttagtaatagcgtatcatttggtggtGAACCTCAAAGctccatatggctaggagatcgagttatggtgtagtcaaactatagcactcTCAAGGTAAacgatcgatgcacctcagatcagaaAACTAAACACACTACTGCAGCTAAAGtatgtcattgatgagaaggtaggtATCCTAATTATTACTCGtgattggtcacactcagtactcttgttccgAACAAGCACTTACACTTTCACTTTGGTATCTTTTCACTGTAAATTGAAgattcatctatcctaaagaaataATCATGCATCAATCttttcagatcaatcaccatctttatGATGATCCTAAGATCGgaagtaatttatgagttaactaataaTAACATACgtttcaaattctcaatttttgagaatatgtattattATATCCTTTAACTCAATAGATGATTTACAGAtacaataaatttaaatataaataaataaaaatttaaattttattaatataaaaattaataatataaattatatttttaaaaaatttataaatattgatCAACATGATGTTCAAGGCATACATCCAACGCAGGCTTGACAAGCAAGGCAGCTTCCCATGATAGTGATGCCACAATGTCAAACCAACTCTCACCACCCTCTATGCCACAAAAAGAAAAGCTCTTAGAGGCCAAAAATGTACTTTCAATAATTTTGAACTGCCCATTAATTGCTTTCAGCATTGCCTTTTGCCGCTCTTCTTTATAACCGGAAGCATTcccatttttttcattaaaactgCTCAAAAAACTTGATTGGGCTCATTTTATTTCATTACTGTCGTCGTCGTCATCGTAACTAACAGCACTATCCACGTCATCTTCCACATGTTCTGGTTGAGGTGGTTTCCAGATTAGGGAATCTTTTTTGAAACTGGATAAGAATGGTAGACTACTTCTGTTGCCAGCAAACTCTGTCCCACGTGTATGATTACCAGTTCTCGAGGAGTGAGCCTCAACAGTAAACTCAAGAATTCTCACCGCTACCATCTCCATGACCCTCTGACGCTAATTTAAGGGATGAATCTTTTCTTTCCGCTGGCATAGGAATTCTCGATCCATCTACCTGGGCCTCAGCATAAGAAGGCTGAACATCTATATCTTTAAATGAATTTCCATTTCCTTGACCTTCTAATTGCTCGGTAAATCGTAGGTCTGGATGCTGTGACCAGTATCCAGAGAATCCCACCAATCTGATAACCCATAAACGGCCATGTGT
The DNA window shown above is from Elaeis guineensis isolate ETL-2024a chromosome 8, EG11, whole genome shotgun sequence and carries:
- the LOC105037504 gene encoding uncharacterized protein, encoding MAGLSSHATPLGSAVISLLSYGSCFSSFGDLPADVSSQIRLVGFSGYWSQHPDLRFTEQLEGQGNGNSFKDIDVQPSYAEAQVDGSRIPMPAERKDSSLKLASEGHGDGSGENS